In one Sphingomonas sp. S1-29 genomic region, the following are encoded:
- a CDS encoding glycoside hydrolase: protein MGQAIAEQPRNRHALIGRSTALDRRISAVRPDLTDVRLAGSVFAPHYAAAMLQTASSIIAIRETPDPASAVVSEVLPGETFEMLELSEQVAWGIGTADGVVGYADAVRLQDFAAPTHRVTAIAGRLREAPDANAAVLATLPAGARLAALGERDAFLLTDHGYIAGADVAALDAPTGTVGPVAARLVGVPARAGGRSGAGVDSAGLVFLAHDLCGVRVPRFTDLQATTLGIAVPDPDMARVGDVWFFADHAAILISPDAAIHVVDRVREVPCTALLAGDHGPVLARRRIA, encoded by the coding sequence ATGGGTCAGGCGATCGCCGAGCAGCCGCGTAACCGCCATGCGCTGATCGGTCGATCGACCGCGCTCGACCGGCGCATCAGCGCGGTGCGTCCCGATCTTACCGACGTCAGGCTCGCCGGATCGGTGTTCGCCCCGCACTACGCCGCCGCGATGCTCCAGACCGCTTCGTCGATCATCGCGATCCGCGAGACCCCCGATCCGGCATCGGCAGTGGTTTCCGAGGTGCTTCCCGGTGAAACCTTCGAAATGCTCGAACTGTCTGAACAGGTCGCCTGGGGCATCGGCACCGCCGATGGCGTCGTCGGCTATGCCGATGCAGTCCGCCTGCAGGATTTCGCCGCCCCCACCCATCGGGTGACCGCCATCGCCGGACGGCTCCGCGAAGCCCCCGACGCCAACGCCGCGGTGCTGGCGACACTCCCCGCTGGCGCCCGCCTCGCCGCACTCGGCGAGCGCGACGCGTTCCTGCTTACCGACCATGGCTATATCGCCGGCGCCGACGTCGCCGCGCTCGACGCGCCGACCGGTACCGTCGGCCCCGTCGCCGCGCGGCTCGTGGGCGTTCCCGCGCGCGCCGGCGGGCGATCGGGCGCTGGGGTCGACTCGGCCGGGCTGGTATTCCTCGCCCACGACCTGTGCGGCGTTCGCGTGCCGCGGTTCACTGACTTGCAGGCCACCACCCTCGGCATTGCGGTTCCCGACCCCGATATGGCGCGCGTGGGCGATGTGTGGTTCTTCGCCGATCACGCCGCGATCCTGATTTCGCCCGACGCGGCGATCCACGTCGTCGATCGGGTCCGCGAAGTTCCTTGCACCGCCTTGCTAGCGGGCGATCATGGGCCGGTGCTCGCCCGGCGGAGAATCGCATGA
- the zwf gene encoding glucose-6-phosphate dehydrogenase: MREPVGKLLLFGATGDLSQRMLIPSLYGLHADGLLPEGLTITGTARSEQDDDWFRNFARKSLDEHLADDHKDAEAIDRFVERLHYQPLDASTIEGFDELAKKLGDISGGLAIFLSTAPWLFGPTIKGLQSAGLAGDNVRISLEKPLGKDLESSREINDIVAGAFPEERTFRIDHYLGKETVQNILALRFGNSLFEPSWNARGIDHVQITISETVGLEGRAGYYDEVGALRDMVQNHMLQLLALVAMEPPARVDGTAVRDEKVKVLRSLRPITGSDVSQLTVTGQYDSGAVKGAIVRGYDEELEKDSDTETFVAIKAHVDNWRWQGVPFYLRTGKRMPERRSEISIQFKPVPHSIFAERGGALQPNTLVIRLQPEEYVRLLVMAKQPGLDRDGVRLREVPLNLSLDTEFAGTRRRIAYERLLLDLIEGDPTLFVRRDEVEAQWAWIDGIREGWASSDMKPKGYASGSWGPSSSVALTERDGVTWNE, translated from the coding sequence ATGCGCGAACCGGTCGGCAAATTGCTATTGTTCGGCGCCACCGGCGACCTGTCGCAGCGGATGCTGATACCGTCGCTCTACGGGCTCCACGCCGATGGGCTGCTGCCCGAAGGGCTGACGATCACCGGCACCGCGCGATCGGAGCAGGACGACGACTGGTTCCGCAACTTCGCGCGCAAGTCACTCGATGAGCATCTCGCCGACGATCACAAGGATGCCGAGGCGATCGACCGCTTCGTCGAACGGCTCCATTATCAGCCGCTCGATGCCTCGACGATCGAAGGGTTCGACGAGCTGGCCAAGAAGCTCGGCGACATTTCGGGCGGGCTCGCGATCTTCCTGTCGACCGCGCCGTGGCTGTTCGGGCCGACGATCAAGGGGCTGCAATCGGCGGGCCTTGCGGGCGACAACGTCCGCATCAGCCTCGAAAAGCCGCTCGGCAAGGACCTCGAATCGAGCCGCGAGATCAACGACATCGTCGCTGGCGCCTTTCCCGAGGAGCGGACCTTCCGCATCGATCATTATCTGGGCAAGGAAACCGTCCAGAACATCCTGGCGTTGCGCTTCGGCAATTCGCTGTTCGAGCCGAGCTGGAACGCGCGCGGCATCGATCACGTCCAGATCACCATCTCCGAAACCGTCGGGCTCGAAGGGCGCGCGGGCTATTATGACGAAGTCGGCGCGCTGCGCGACATGGTGCAGAACCACATGCTCCAGTTGCTCGCGCTTGTGGCGATGGAGCCACCCGCGCGAGTCGATGGCACCGCGGTGCGCGACGAGAAGGTCAAGGTGCTGCGCTCGCTGCGCCCGATCACCGGGTCCGACGTCAGCCAGCTCACCGTTACCGGCCAATATGACAGCGGCGCGGTGAAGGGCGCGATCGTCCGTGGCTATGACGAGGAGCTCGAAAAGGATTCGGACACCGAAACCTTCGTCGCGATCAAGGCGCATGTCGATAATTGGCGCTGGCAGGGTGTCCCCTTCTATCTGCGCACCGGCAAGCGGATGCCCGAGCGCCGCAGCGAAATCTCGATCCAGTTCAAGCCGGTGCCGCATTCGATCTTCGCCGAACGCGGCGGCGCGCTCCAGCCCAACACGCTGGTGATCCGGTTGCAGCCCGAGGAATATGTCCGCCTGCTCGTGATGGCCAAGCAGCCCGGGCTCGACCGCGACGGGGTGCGGCTGCGCGAGGTACCGCTCAACCTCAGCCTCGACACCGAATTCGCCGGCACCCGCCGCCGCATCGCCTATGAACGATTGCTGCTCGACCTGATCGAAGGCGATCCTACGTTGTTCGTGCGCCGCGACGAGGTCGAGGCGCAATGGGCATGGATCGACGGCATCCGCGAGGGCTGGGCATCCAGCGACATGAAGCCCAAGGGCTATGCGTCGGGCAGCTGGGGTCCGTCGTCGAGCGTCGCGCTCACCGAACGCGACGGCGTGACCTGGAACGAGTAG
- the argC gene encoding N-acetyl-gamma-glutamyl-phosphate reductase has translation MTHSVFIDGAVGTTGLEIRERLAGRAEFAVITLDGDARKDAAARTEALNDADFVILCLPDDAAREAVAMIANDRTRVIDASSAHRVAEGWTYGFAELEPAQAAAIAEGARVSNPGCYPTGFLALIRPLVRTGLVPHDWPLSVNAVSGYSGGGKAMIADFESGEEKTAHRAYGLDLSHKHLGEMQRHARIEHAPIFQPAVAHTHRGMLVEVPLPLHALPRKPSLASIETALRDAYRDSPIVRVIDSEETRLVRIEEDAGTDRMTLRVFGNSELGQARLIATLDNLGKGAAGAAVQNLNIMAGIDATAGLRL, from the coding sequence ATGACTCATTCGGTTTTCATCGACGGCGCGGTAGGTACCACCGGGCTCGAGATCCGCGAGCGACTCGCGGGTCGCGCCGAGTTCGCCGTGATCACGCTCGACGGCGATGCGCGAAAGGACGCGGCAGCGCGGACCGAAGCGCTCAACGATGCCGACTTCGTCATCCTGTGCCTGCCCGACGACGCCGCGCGCGAGGCGGTGGCGATGATCGCCAACGACCGCACCCGCGTGATCGACGCCTCGAGCGCGCATCGCGTCGCCGAGGGCTGGACCTATGGCTTTGCCGAACTCGAACCCGCGCAGGCCGCCGCGATCGCCGAGGGTGCGCGCGTCAGCAATCCCGGTTGCTACCCCACCGGCTTCCTCGCGCTGATCCGCCCGCTGGTGCGCACCGGCCTGGTGCCGCATGATTGGCCGCTCAGCGTCAACGCGGTCTCGGGCTATTCGGGTGGCGGCAAGGCGATGATCGCCGATTTCGAAAGCGGCGAGGAAAAGACGGCGCACCGTGCCTATGGCCTCGACCTGTCGCACAAGCATCTGGGCGAGATGCAGCGCCATGCACGGATCGAGCACGCACCGATCTTCCAACCCGCGGTCGCGCACACGCATCGCGGGATGCTGGTCGAGGTGCCGCTGCCGCTCCACGCCCTGCCGCGCAAGCCATCGCTCGCTTCGATCGAAACCGCGCTACGCGACGCCTATCGCGATTCGCCGATCGTCCGCGTGATCGACAGCGAGGAAACCAGGCTGGTACGGATCGAGGAAGATGCCGGCACCGATCGCATGACGCTGCGCGTGTTCGGCAATTCCGAGCTGGGTCAGGCACGGTTGATCGCGACGCTCGACAATCTGGGCAAGGGCGCCGCGGGTGCCGCGGTGCAGAATCTCAACATCATGGCGGGGATCGACGCGACCGCGGGATTGCGGCTCTGA